A single window of Xylocopilactobacillus apicola DNA harbors:
- a CDS encoding ATPase: MKKQYIIVAGVNGAGKSTLYGILPELFAGTKRINADEILQELGGDWRNPVDYIRAMREEGRRLHQALANKTSIHFETTLAGAVKAHLNLIEEARKNDFEVTDRLKRSTELMSASKWEVMGSMPIN; this comes from the coding sequence ATGAAAAAACAGTATATTATAGTTGCGGGAGTTAATGGAGCTGGGAAAAGTACTTTATATGGAATTCTACCAGAATTATTTGCCGGAACTAAAAGAATTAATGCCGATGAAATCCTGCAGGAGTTAGGTGGAGATTGGCGTAATCCGGTAGATTACATCAGAGCAATGCGTGAAGAAGGCAGAAGACTGCATCAAGCTTTGGCGAATAAAACTAGTATCCATTTTGAAACTACTTTAGCTGGCGCAGTTAAAGCTCATCTCAACTTGATCGAAGAAGCACGAAAAAATGATTTTGAGGTGACAGATCGCTTAAAGCGATCGACTGAGTTAATGAGCGCGTCAAAATGGGAGGTCATGGGATCGATGCCCATTAATTGA
- a CDS encoding sensor histidine kinase — MIKLYLKSNWLVIAGPLILLAIAALMTELLAKSNELLFNTIFVGFWPVFILWVIDFMNFKRHCQKLKQQQNSPIIDLTALPETNDSLAQIYQELLHRESSELDQLKTQLVEVQTDTYETLQLWTHQIKTPLTALDLLLQVNPVDQVGARLEVEKIDRYLRVMLNYLKLTTVNTDLVLRSVNLTVLVQETVRDLAKLFIAKDLRVKVLDLPTVVSDSQWLKFIFEQVLTNSIKYTPEGEIKIYAKGDAIIFSDTGIGILPEDLPRIFEQGYSGYNGRENQKASGLGLYLSNQIALKLGLKMTATSTVGTGTEISIHFPQRAWIAE, encoded by the coding sequence ATGATTAAATTGTATCTCAAAAGTAATTGGCTGGTCATTGCTGGTCCCTTAATCTTATTAGCAATCGCCGCCTTGATGACCGAGTTATTAGCTAAGTCAAACGAGCTGCTTTTTAATACAATTTTTGTTGGATTTTGGCCAGTGTTTATTTTGTGGGTGATCGATTTTATGAATTTTAAACGTCATTGTCAAAAACTTAAACAACAACAAAATTCTCCAATAATCGATTTAACGGCGTTACCCGAAACAAACGACTCGCTTGCCCAAATTTATCAAGAATTATTGCACCGTGAATCTAGTGAACTTGATCAGTTAAAGACGCAATTAGTTGAAGTTCAAACAGATACATACGAAACACTGCAGCTGTGGACGCACCAAATTAAGACGCCACTAACAGCACTTGATCTTTTGCTCCAAGTTAATCCGGTCGATCAAGTAGGAGCTCGTTTGGAAGTTGAAAAAATTGACCGCTACCTGCGAGTGATGCTTAATTATTTGAAGTTAACGACAGTTAATACGGATCTGGTGTTGAGAAGTGTCAATCTAACAGTACTTGTCCAAGAGACGGTGCGCGACCTGGCTAAATTGTTTATTGCTAAGGATTTGCGAGTTAAAGTTCTCGATTTACCGACGGTGGTCAGTGATTCGCAGTGGCTGAAATTTATTTTTGAACAGGTATTAACTAATTCAATCAAATATACGCCAGAAGGGGAAATCAAAATCTACGCTAAGGGTGACGCCATAATTTTCTCCGATACGGGAATCGGAATTTTGCCTGAGGATTTGCCCCGAATTTTTGAACAGGGATACTCAGGATATAACGGACGCGAAAATCAGAAAGCCAGTGGTTTGGGGCTATATTTAAGTAACCAAATTGCTTTGAAGCTCGGTCTAAAAATGACGGCAACTTCAACGGTAGGCACAGGAACTGAAATTTCAATTCATTTCCCTCAGCGTGCTTGGATTGCAGAGTAG
- a CDS encoding response regulator transcription factor: protein MHNKILLVEDDTVIAKTIQSFLAGQSYEVKTAQHFNAIDKEFDFFDPDLVIMDLMLPHFNGFHWLEEIRKTSKVPVIFLTSAGDDPNLVMAMNLGADDFLAKPIELTVLLAKIQGSLRRVYQYQISETSLQKGGYVLEISDNRLSNAKGSVSLSPIETKLLGLLFEKSDQLVSREEMIKKLWEGDDFIDRNTLAVTVNRLRKKVSAIGLADQLVTVKGAGYKLELVGQND, encoded by the coding sequence ATGCATAATAAAATCTTGCTGGTTGAAGATGATACAGTGATCGCTAAGACGATTCAAAGTTTCTTGGCTGGACAAAGTTATGAAGTGAAGACAGCACAACATTTTAACGCAATTGATAAAGAGTTTGATTTTTTTGATCCAGATTTAGTGATCATGGACTTGATGTTGCCGCATTTTAACGGGTTTCATTGGCTTGAAGAGATTCGCAAAACTTCCAAAGTGCCAGTGATTTTCTTGACTAGTGCGGGAGATGATCCGAACTTAGTGATGGCGATGAACTTGGGAGCAGATGATTTCTTGGCGAAACCAATCGAATTGACAGTTTTGTTGGCAAAAATTCAAGGGTCGCTGCGGCGCGTTTATCAATATCAAATCTCTGAAACTAGTCTCCAAAAAGGCGGTTACGTACTGGAGATTTCAGATAATAGATTAAGCAATGCTAAAGGCAGCGTCAGTCTTTCGCCTATTGAAACCAAGCTACTCGGGTTGTTATTTGAAAAATCCGACCAGCTCGTGAGCCGGGAAGAAATGATCAAAAAATTATGGGAAGGCGATGATTTTATTGATCGCAATACACTGGCGGTGACAGTCAATCGACTGCGCAAAAAAGTTAGCGCCATCGGGTTAGCCGATCAGTTGGTAACAGTAAAAGGCGCAGGGTATAAATTAGAATTGGTAGGACAAAATGATTAA
- a CDS encoding response regulator transcription factor, with amino-acid sequence MFPIYLLEDDEKQRAVYAQTIRNTILINDFAMKLVVEAASTDQLLASINDQYQGLFFLDMEIDGVKEAGLQVAVDIRRELPGAQIVFITTHEELSFLTLERKVAPLDYILKERGLEQLKQNISDDLIKVQQIQASGKYKKENLFTYRIGSRYFSLPLADLIYLKTEKSAPGRVKLRSRTKESEFLGNLNDLAKKYPQLFRCDKSFLVNLDLLESFDSGSRELIFVDGSKAYASIRKSRELVRMMK; translated from the coding sequence ATGTTTCCCATTTACTTACTTGAAGATGACGAAAAACAAAGGGCAGTTTATGCCCAGACAATTAGAAATACTATCTTGATCAATGATTTTGCGATGAAGTTGGTTGTAGAAGCTGCTTCGACAGATCAACTTTTGGCGTCAATTAATGATCAATATCAGGGCTTGTTTTTCCTAGATATGGAAATTGACGGCGTGAAAGAAGCTGGACTCCAAGTAGCGGTTGATATTAGGCGGGAGCTGCCAGGGGCACAGATTGTATTTATCACCACGCACGAGGAACTTTCATTTCTGACGTTAGAGCGAAAAGTTGCGCCCCTTGATTACATTTTAAAAGAGCGGGGACTTGAGCAGCTCAAGCAAAATATTAGCGACGATCTGATCAAGGTCCAGCAGATTCAGGCTTCAGGCAAATACAAGAAAGAGAATCTCTTCACTTACCGAATTGGTTCCCGTTATTTTTCTTTGCCACTTGCTGATTTAATTTATTTGAAGACTGAAAAAAGTGCGCCTGGTCGAGTTAAGCTTAGGAGCAGGACTAAAGAATCAGAGTTCCTTGGCAATTTGAACGATCTTGCTAAGAAGTATCCCCAGCTATTTCGCTGTGATAAAAGCTTTTTAGTTAATTTGGATTTGCTGGAAAGTTTTGATAGTGGCAGTAGAGAGTTGATTTTCGTTGACGGGAGTAAGGCTTACGCTTCGATTCGAAAAAGTCGGGAACTAGTTCGGATGATGAAGTAG
- a CDS encoding sensor histidine kinase produces the protein MLLEYFLNFFELILFEDFLRQDFKLRHLFWVILNTLVSVVLGYFSVLIWFFAPIIYRKIKNKKMDYLYFNQRLLALLITFTLNFLLNIVYPLMMKFIKNLDFSILFFELLTIISLMMIAILIHKKRAALDQIVSEIQKLNLERRVYWLLLISFLVIWTSYMAISAYLYFVPKETTTMVFISILLGVASVQLMAFLFLDMSRRAAEDKAIQNEQLQNYLNNIEQQYQELRHFKHDYHNLLLSLNSVVENDEQLNSYYQQLILEQPDEHKFSFALNHLDYLQNEPIRGLIVQKFFAAQKLGIELELEIKEPLVVPAKLVLTVIRILGILLDNAIEHVDKETDKKVSCALIKSPDLIEITVSNQASNLSNLDQLFENGFTTKKNHQGFGLANVRNLVDQNSDLFFEKELINGNLQMTLMIERSSDVNS, from the coding sequence GTGTTATTAGAATATTTTCTTAACTTCTTTGAATTGATTCTCTTTGAAGATTTTTTGCGGCAAGATTTTAAGTTACGCCATTTATTTTGGGTGATTTTGAATACTCTGGTCAGCGTTGTTTTGGGGTACTTTAGCGTTCTGATCTGGTTTTTTGCGCCGATCATCTATCGAAAGATCAAAAATAAAAAGATGGATTATCTCTATTTCAATCAACGACTTCTGGCGTTATTAATCACTTTTACGCTTAATTTTCTTTTAAATATCGTTTATCCGCTAATGATGAAATTTATTAAAAATCTTGATTTCTCGATTTTGTTTTTTGAACTTCTGACAATCATTTCCTTGATGATGATAGCGATTTTGATTCACAAAAAACGTGCCGCACTTGATCAAATTGTAAGTGAAATTCAAAAGCTAAATCTAGAGCGACGAGTCTATTGGCTGCTTTTGATTTCGTTTTTGGTAATTTGGACTAGTTATATGGCAATTTCGGCTTATTTGTATTTTGTTCCAAAAGAAACCACTACCATGGTTTTTATTAGCATTCTCTTAGGAGTCGCATCGGTTCAGCTAATGGCATTTTTATTTCTCGATATGTCTCGGCGTGCTGCAGAGGACAAGGCGATCCAAAATGAACAGCTGCAGAATTATTTGAATAATATTGAGCAGCAATATCAAGAGCTGCGCCACTTTAAACATGACTATCACAACTTATTGCTCTCGTTAAACAGCGTTGTCGAAAACGATGAACAGCTGAATTCTTATTATCAGCAGTTGATTTTAGAGCAGCCGGATGAACATAAATTCAGTTTTGCGCTTAATCACTTAGATTATTTGCAAAATGAGCCAATCCGGGGACTAATTGTTCAGAAATTTTTTGCGGCCCAGAAATTAGGAATTGAACTAGAACTTGAAATCAAAGAACCGCTTGTTGTCCCTGCTAAATTGGTACTCACGGTGATCAGGATTCTGGGAATTTTGTTGGATAATGCGATTGAACACGTGGACAAAGAAACAGATAAAAAGGTCTCTTGTGCCTTGATCAAATCTCCTGATTTAATTGAAATTACTGTAAGCAACCAGGCGTCTAATTTAAGTAATTTAGATCAGTTATTTGAAAATGGGTTTACCACTAAGAAGAATCATCAAGGCTTTGGATTGGCAAACGTCAGAAATTTAGTTGATCAAAATTCCGACTTGTTTTTCGAAAAAGAGTTAATAAATGGGAATCTCCAAATGACTTTAATGATCGAAAGATCTAGTGACGTTAATTCTTAA
- a CDS encoding ABC transporter substrate-binding protein: protein MKAKNLMIGLSIAGALLMGGCSNKSSSESTKVKHIGVLQLTQHPSLDKSYEGFKKGLKESGYVEGKNVKFDYQNAQNNQDNLKSMSEKLVKDKPDLLLGISTPASQSLASATTEIPTVVTAVTDLQAAKLVKTNEKPGGNITGAHDMSPVDKQIALLLSIVPKAKKIGIMYNAGESNSKIQADMAVKALKKAGVTPVIKTANSTNDVQQVTETLASSTDGIYVPTDNTFSSAAELSGKIVKEKKIPLVAASIDHVKLGGLATIGIDFEELGVQTGKMAAKILDGKAKPATMPVEDPKSLNLYVNKDMAKALGIDPASIKAPK, encoded by the coding sequence ATGAAAGCAAAGAATCTAATGATCGGCCTAAGTATTGCAGGAGCGTTATTAATGGGAGGCTGCAGTAACAAAAGCAGTTCAGAGAGTACTAAAGTAAAACATATTGGCGTATTGCAGTTAACACAGCATCCGTCGCTTGATAAATCGTATGAAGGCTTTAAAAAAGGGTTGAAGGAGAGCGGCTACGTTGAGGGCAAGAACGTCAAATTTGATTATCAAAATGCCCAGAACAATCAGGATAATCTCAAAAGTATGAGCGAGAAATTGGTTAAGGATAAGCCAGACTTGCTTTTGGGGATTTCGACTCCCGCCTCGCAAAGTTTAGCTAGCGCAACAACAGAAATTCCGACGGTGGTAACTGCGGTGACCGATTTACAAGCTGCAAAACTTGTGAAGACCAACGAGAAGCCAGGCGGCAATATTACCGGCGCGCACGACATGAGTCCTGTCGATAAGCAAATTGCGCTTTTGCTTTCGATCGTTCCGAAGGCGAAGAAAATTGGAATTATGTATAACGCAGGGGAATCTAACTCAAAGATTCAAGCTGATATGGCGGTGAAGGCCTTAAAGAAAGCGGGCGTTACGCCAGTGATCAAAACGGCAAACAGCACTAACGATGTTCAACAAGTAACCGAGACGCTGGCTAGTTCGACTGACGGGATTTATGTTCCAACGGACAACACTTTTTCGTCAGCAGCAGAGTTGAGCGGCAAAATTGTAAAAGAGAAGAAAATCCCTTTAGTCGCTGCGTCGATTGATCATGTTAAACTTGGTGGATTGGCAACGATTGGAATTGATTTTGAAGAACTCGGAGTCCAAACTGGTAAAATGGCGGCTAAAATTCTGGACGGGAAAGCTAAACCTGCGACGATGCCAGTTGAAGATCCTAAGAGCTTAAATCTTTACGTCAATAAGGACATGGCGAAGGCACTTGGCATCGATCCGGCGAGCATTAAAGCGCCGAAATAA
- a CDS encoding ABC transporter substrate-binding protein has translation MRKKLLIGLSLVSLLALGGCSANSKESTSKVKHVGVLQLVQHPSLDKSYTGFKKGLKEGGYVEGKNVKFDYQNAQNSQDNLKSMSDKLVKDRPDLLLGIATPAAQSLANATTTIPTVVTAVTDLKAAKLVKSNEKPGGNITGTHDMGPIEKQVELLLSIVPKAKKIGIMYNAGESNSKIQADRALKVLKKAGVEAVVKTANSTNDVQQATETLASSTDGIYIPTDNTFASAAEIIGKVAKEKKIPVVAGAVDQVKTGGLATLGIDFEEIGVQTGRMAAKILDGKAKPADIPVEAPKTLKLYVNKEMAQALGINPTSIKAPK, from the coding sequence ATGAGAAAGAAATTATTGATTGGTCTTAGTTTGGTTAGTTTATTGGCACTTGGAGGTTGCAGCGCAAATAGTAAGGAAAGCACCTCGAAGGTTAAGCATGTTGGCGTCTTACAGTTAGTTCAGCACCCATCGCTTGATAAATCGTACACTGGTTTCAAAAAAGGCTTGAAAGAGGGCGGCTACGTCGAAGGTAAGAACGTCAAATTTGATTATCAGAACGCTCAGAATAGTCAAGATAATTTAAAAAGTATGAGTGATAAATTAGTTAAAGATCGGCCAGATTTGCTGCTTGGAATTGCAACTCCCGCAGCACAAAGTTTAGCTAATGCAACAACGACAATTCCAACAGTCGTAACAGCAGTTACTGATTTAAAAGCCGCTAAATTGGTTAAATCGAACGAGAAGCCAGGCGGCAATATCACCGGAACGCACGATATGGGACCAATCGAAAAACAAGTCGAGTTGCTTTTATCAATTGTTCCGAAAGCTAAAAAGATCGGAATCATGTATAATGCAGGCGAGTCCAATTCTAAAATTCAGGCTGATCGAGCGCTAAAGGTTTTGAAAAAGGCGGGGGTAGAAGCCGTGGTCAAGACCGCTAATAGTACCAATGACGTGCAACAAGCTACTGAAACTTTAGCCAGCTCCACTGATGGTATTTATATTCCGACAGATAATACTTTTGCATCTGCTGCTGAGATTATCGGAAAAGTGGCCAAGGAAAAGAAAATTCCCGTAGTAGCAGGAGCAGTTGATCAAGTGAAAACGGGAGGTCTCGCAACACTTGGGATTGATTTTGAAGAGATCGGTGTTCAGACGGGCAGAATGGCAGCAAAAATCTTAGATGGCAAGGCAAAACCGGCAGATATTCCGGTTGAGGCGCCTAAGACTTTGAAATTGTACGTGAATAAAGAAATGGCGCAAGCACTGGGAATTAATCCTACTAGCATTAAGGCACCAAAATAA
- a CDS encoding ABC transporter permease produces the protein MLLMTVLIAWYANSYTLNYRSQQLRLFSVIGFSKREMSKMFFFEKILCLGLTLLLGTIGSLSFARLGYLVVARMLKITLKRGFGLSLQAFMIADLAVVLIFIFLFFLDLIWIQRHNPLTPAIVDQREPKTRWFMLIFGFWSIILGYYLAVTLKDPIDAIQYFFIAVMLVIVGTYFIFIAGSIFVLKFLRGRRSYYYRPQHFIRIGNLLTRMKQNGAGLASITILITMTLVTVISTVALFLGQNQMITAQSPVDLQYTVGNNQSDPTPIIYAAAQKSGVEIKTHDILKMTPILMDVIGLHHYDVHGVLLADFNRMAKTTEKLTPNEVIIVKEDGYEGSSLKIDNQEFRVKRVFRKFPNVKWQVGHDTIYLIFAMKEKTDETQHFLTLKGSDQKQLALFNNLPDGINVQSKAVTKDNIRIMMNGLLFIGILCGSAFVLITFLILYYKQLSEAFEDVLRYQTLLRVGLAQSEIKKNIVSQLRVLFYLPLATAMIHLLFALPFIQRVLSNWGLKSKLNFMLIGLGVLITFALMYRLMGKLTMKVYYRIIFKRR, from the coding sequence ATGCTTCTCATGACAGTTTTGATTGCTTGGTATGCTAACAGTTATACTCTAAACTATCGCAGCCAACAATTACGACTTTTTAGCGTGATCGGATTTAGCAAAAGAGAAATGTCTAAAATGTTCTTTTTTGAAAAAATACTTTGCCTTGGTTTAACGCTTTTGCTGGGAACAATTGGTAGTTTGAGTTTTGCGCGCCTAGGGTACTTAGTGGTTGCCCGGATGCTTAAAATTACTTTAAAACGTGGGTTTGGTCTAAGTTTGCAAGCGTTTATGATTGCTGATCTTGCTGTTGTGCTAATCTTTATTTTTTTGTTTTTTCTGGATTTAATTTGGATTCAACGCCACAATCCATTGACTCCCGCAATTGTTGATCAACGGGAGCCCAAGACTCGCTGGTTCATGTTGATTTTCGGATTTTGGTCGATCATCTTAGGTTATTATCTTGCTGTAACGCTCAAAGATCCGATTGATGCGATTCAATATTTCTTTATTGCGGTGATGCTGGTCATCGTTGGTACTTATTTTATTTTTATTGCAGGCAGTATTTTTGTTTTGAAATTTTTAAGGGGCAGGAGATCTTATTATTATCGGCCCCAGCACTTTATTAGAATTGGGAATTTGTTGACCCGCATGAAGCAAAATGGCGCTGGTCTGGCTTCGATTACTATCTTGATTACGATGACTTTGGTGACAGTTATCTCGACAGTGGCACTATTTTTGGGGCAAAATCAAATGATCACTGCTCAAAGCCCGGTAGATCTACAATATACTGTCGGCAACAATCAGTCGGATCCCACGCCAATCATTTATGCGGCGGCCCAAAAATCTGGAGTCGAGATCAAAACACACGATATTTTAAAGATGACGCCCATTTTGATGGATGTGATCGGACTGCATCATTATGATGTCCACGGTGTCTTGTTGGCGGATTTTAATCGAATGGCGAAAACTACTGAAAAATTGACGCCCAATGAAGTTATCATAGTAAAAGAGGATGGCTATGAAGGGTCATCTTTGAAAATTGATAACCAAGAATTTCGGGTCAAGCGAGTTTTTCGTAAATTTCCTAATGTTAAGTGGCAAGTTGGTCATGATACAATTTATTTGATTTTTGCAATGAAAGAAAAAACAGATGAGACGCAGCACTTTTTGACGTTAAAAGGCAGCGATCAAAAGCAGCTAGCGTTGTTTAATAATTTACCCGACGGGATCAATGTTCAATCAAAAGCTGTGACCAAAGATAATATTAGAATAATGATGAATGGATTATTATTTATTGGAATATTATGTGGGAGTGCTTTCGTGTTAATTACGTTCTTGATTCTTTACTATAAACAGCTAAGTGAGGCTTTTGAAGATGTGTTACGCTATCAAACTTTATTGCGCGTTGGTCTTGCCCAAAGTGAAATCAAAAAAAACATCGTCAGCCAGCTGCGGGTCCTATTTTACTTGCCGCTGGCAACGGCGATGATTCATCTTTTATTTGCACTGCCTTTTATCCAAAGAGTGCTATCAAACTGGGGGCTCAAAAGCAAGTTGAATTTCATGTTGATCGGTTTAGGCGTGTTAATTACTTTTGCGCTGATGTATCGCTTAATGGGTAAATTAACGATGAAAGTTTACTATCGAATAATCTTTAAAAGAAGGTGA
- a CDS encoding Panacea domain-containing protein yields the protein MRDVTEYAKFFLKKGLDSEPNTFDGNMKLQKLLFFANFINYAENEKLLFSEKMCAFENGTVIEEVRQKYKNDYNSFKQDAMRFDPDFSQQEYEILNKTIDIFGNLNARELSKLNHEFNFWQKRYQASTNENGYFNKKLSEITTEDFDLEVDKIRQVLKIRQENQQDNQVTELVNGVTFFYDPNEIDVDKIMPQLDFFSMNEADEESYIVSLDDGNLVIM from the coding sequence ATGAGAGATGTAACCGAGTACGCAAAATTCTTCTTGAAAAAGGGATTAGATTCTGAACCAAATACTTTTGATGGAAATATGAAATTACAGAAGCTTCTATTTTTTGCAAATTTTATTAATTATGCGGAAAATGAAAAACTGCTATTCTCAGAAAAGATGTGCGCTTTCGAAAATGGTACGGTAATTGAAGAAGTTCGTCAAAAGTACAAGAATGACTATAATTCTTTTAAACAAGATGCAATGCGTTTTGATCCTGATTTTTCTCAACAAGAGTACGAGATTTTAAATAAAACTATCGATATATTCGGTAATTTAAACGCCAGAGAACTTTCTAAATTGAATCACGAGTTTAATTTTTGGCAAAAACGTTACCAGGCATCAACGAACGAAAATGGATATTTTAACAAAAAATTATCTGAGATAACAACTGAAGATTTTGATTTGGAAGTTGATAAAATACGACAAGTATTAAAAATTCGTCAAGAAAATCAGCAAGATAATCAGGTTACAGAACTTGTTAACGGCGTAACCTTCTTTTATGATCCTAATGAAATAGACGTTGATAAAATTATGCCACAGTTAGACTTTTTTTCGATGAATGAAGCAGATGAGGAATCATATATTGTTTCGCTTGATGACGGCAATTTGGTGATTATGTAA
- a CDS encoding ABC transporter ATP-binding protein, with product MLKTRAERVLKGISFEVADNEFVAIMGESGAGKSTLLNLIATLDDPTAGTITLNGQDLNQVKEDERAKFRREHLGFIFQDFDLLDTFNVQDNIYLPLVLAKKPLSLMNTRLAEIAPKLGLSEVLNKHPYELSGGQQQRVAAARAIITNPELLLADEPTGALDSRTSAELLNLLEELNQAGQTTLMVTHSAVAASHSKRVLFIRDGIIFHQLYRGNLTQLQFLTKISETLTAMLGEADQHF from the coding sequence ATGCTTAAAACTCGTGCTGAACGGGTGTTAAAAGGAATTAGTTTTGAGGTTGCAGACAATGAATTTGTGGCAATTATGGGCGAATCTGGTGCAGGGAAGAGTACACTTTTAAATTTGATTGCAACGCTAGATGATCCAACTGCGGGAACGATTACTTTAAATGGACAGGATTTAAACCAGGTTAAAGAGGATGAACGGGCAAAATTTCGGCGTGAACACTTAGGTTTTATTTTTCAAGATTTTGATTTATTGGATACCTTTAACGTGCAGGATAATATTTATCTTCCGTTAGTTCTAGCAAAAAAGCCGCTATCATTAATGAATACTCGTTTAGCTGAAATTGCGCCGAAGTTGGGGTTAAGTGAAGTGTTGAATAAACATCCTTATGAACTTTCGGGCGGACAGCAACAGCGAGTGGCAGCAGCGCGCGCTATTATTACGAACCCTGAGCTTTTATTGGCCGATGAGCCGACGGGGGCACTTGATTCAAGAACTTCTGCTGAACTTTTGAATTTGCTGGAAGAACTTAATCAAGCAGGTCAAACGACTTTGATGGTAACTCATAGTGCGGTAGCGGCGAGTCATAGTAAGCGGGTGCTTTTTATCCGTGACGGAATCATTTTCCATCAGTTATATCGGGGCAACTTAACGCAACTTCAATTCTTGACCAAAATCAGCGAAACGTTGACGGCGATGTTGGGCGAAGCAGATCAGCACTTTTAA